A segment of the Trifolium pratense cultivar HEN17-A07 linkage group LG7, ARS_RC_1.1, whole genome shotgun sequence genome:
GTATTTCTATTCTTGTAATTTAAAGAACTTCTCAAAGAGAGCGTATTGAGGTGTCGTAGAGGGGAGAACTCAAATTTAAACCCAATTAGTTCATTTATACAGCAGGTTACACTTAATATCCTAATTTTTAGGCAAAAGTGCCTGCAGAATAAATGTGCACCGATTTATATATGCAGTAATTGCTTGTGTCGGCTTCTCTCATTAGGAATTTGATAAATGATGATAATGTTggaaattattgattttttgttaGTCAACATGCATAGTGAAAAGCTCATTTGCTTCATAGACATTTATATTTAGTTTATATACAGAAGCAACACAAATCATGAGCATGATCAACCTCCGCACCTTCGATTGAGAGACCCAAAGATTCCTGAACTTACAAATTTACCGGTGTATGCTGCTCCTGAATCACGATATTGTCCTGCACGAGTATACGAGTAATGCCCACTTACTAAAGCTTGGTTTCAAAAGGATTTTTAGTTTCTGAATCATTCTCTGATATGTTTCATCTATCCTTCTCAAATATAGGTACGTTGCTGCTGAGCAAAATAAACTGAAGTTGCAGATTAATGCTCAAAACTGTTTGCATTGCAAGGTAAATTTTCAGACCAATTCGAGCGATTGTTTAAATTTGGAGGATTCTATGTTTAATCTCTACTCatcaaatattttcaaatcttttgtATCCTACATGGTTTAATTCATTGCTTTGATATTCAGGCTTGTGATATCAAAGATCCAAAGCAAAACATCAAGTGGACAGTGCCTGAAGGGGGTGGAGGCCCGGGATACTCAGTTATGTAGATCTGGGAGTTAGTAGTCATACATTGTTGTCCCCGCAAAATTGTGACTTCCTTAATGTTAACGCATTCTCCTGAATTATACAATTGCATTATGGCCCCGCTTTCTTTCTAAAAGATGTAATACTGCAGTAAAATGTTATTTGTGAAACAGAATAAGTTGCTAAGGTTCCTCATCTTAAAGACAACAAGCATGTTAGACTATTCTGTGTAAATTAAGGTCTTAATAACATTGTTTAATTCCGtcgaaaataaataaataacgtTGTTTAATATTTCGAACaaggtaatttttttaaaaaaaactaagctTGTCTCTATCTAATGTAATGGATACACAACTTCCCGTACAATTTTGCTTTTCTTGACTAATTAAAGAATGTTTTTTCGACACTCATTagcattttcataaaaattatggtTGTCTAGTGTCTTTCGACCTTTAAATATTCTATGTCAATGTAGTCATtgtcatttatttttggatACACAGCTGAATATTAGTTTCACCTCACATCTTTTCAAAAATAGGTTTTCAGTCTCGTAATTATAGATCAAATGGTAGAAGGTTGTAGAAATATTTGATGTGTTGAGGGCACATGTTTGACAGCAGCACCTCTCTTTGAGGCACTTATTATTGTGTAATAGTTGAtacttagaagaagaaaaaaagggcTTATAAACGCCgttctttaaatttattaagagattaaactttttattgaaAGTTTTGAGAAATCTCCTCCTTTTGGACATGGTcctttgatattttaaaaagggtcttgctaacgagtgccccctgagcactctttaagcatttcattaaaagaaattttttattcaaaaaattaaacactccaATTTTCAAtacgttgactttacgcatttccataaaaattctataaacaacttactatttaagggcttaaagagtgccccgaagacactatttagcatttgccttttaAAAAAAGAACAGCGGCGAAATCTATTAGTGTATAGAAAAACAACCGGAGGCAAACTTAACAAACATCCCTACCCTGAGACAATTGGAGATTTAGTGTATAACCATAGCTaattaatgtaccaaaaaaaccaTGGCTAATTAAGACCCTGAGACAAAGGACAGTATCTAACCAATGCACTGCCCATTGATAATATTTGTGCAATGTACCAATTTGTTGACATCCATCTTTCAAAGCACGAGTTGCAAAGCTACCTGGAATAGAGAAGATCGGGCAAGCATGAAAAATGAGGAAAACAGATTTCATGCAATCTTATCGACCACCCGCACAAATCAATCTGCTTACAATTGAAGAtgcatttaaaatttatttgaaaagaTTTATTTAAATGCGAACTTTCTGACCTCGATTAAATAACTAAGATTGGTAATATGCAAGAACTTCAAATCAACCAAATGAGAAAGCATCTACCCCTTTGGTTGATTGTGCAATGGCGAAATGCTACATTATAGAAGGGACAATTCCTAAGGTGATCGTACATCATCTCAAACAACAAAGTAAACAAGCCTATTGGAGATTTGACAAAATCATCCCAACCCCTATATATCGATAGACAATTAACTAAGGTGCCAACAAATTTTAGTATTATACAAAACAAAGATGCAACGCTGCCAACACATAATTCTAAATCTGTAACTACGAACATTTGTACTgattaagaataaaaaatagaacaagGCTGCACCCCACAACAACTAGGACACCGAGACAAAGAGAAATCTAAAGTTATACGATAATGCACAGTTTCTCAACAATCCTTGGCCGCCGAAGGATTTGCATCTGATGAAGGATTATCATTGGGGCATGGAGGTGTAGTTGCTCTCATTTTCAAGTCGCCTGATTGTTGATGTTGCTGTTGTtcctgctgctgctgctgcattTGTTGCTGCTGTATTTGTTGTTGCTGTTGCTGTTGTATTTGTTGCTGAAACTGATGATGcggctgctgctgctgctgctgctgcttctGAGGATGAATTTGGAGATGTTGAAACTGTTGTGCAGCTAAAAGAGTGTGCATGGCATGATTATTATTGGGATAGAACTGCTGTCCCCCTCCAAAAGAAGCAAAGTTCATCATAGGTCCTCCATTTGGTGGTATAGCTTGCCCAGTCAATACTTTCAAATGctgaatttcttcttttaatgcATCATTTAAAGCTacaaggaaaaaagaaaaagtgaatTACTTCTCATAATATTAGTGCCAAAACCAAGGTTAACTGTTCATCTTGCATATTCTCTTGCTTGTATATTAAAAGACATGAAACTCAAATTTCAGGTAAAATAGCACATTTCAGCTTTACTCGACCACAAAAAACCAACCCAACAACAAAATTTTGCAGCCAGCTTCACACTGAACATGCACCTTCACCTaggataaatatatattaatctaTCCGGAAAAACTGACTAATGTATATATCATACTGTAAGTTGCAATGATATCTTACACGGATATATTGCATTAGATAAATAGTTTTTCCGAGATAGATTTAGAAAGACAAGCAATTAAAGCAGCAGAGTACTAGCTACAGAAACATTTATAATGACATGGGCATACCATCCTGCAAGTGAACTTGTTGCTCCATGGTTTGCAACCGCAGCTTCAGCTCACTGTTCTCAGAATTCAATCCGCTTGTATCTCTCTGTTCACAAATCGACCAAAATACATTGAATATATAGTCCGCCTATTAGCTTTTCAACCAGAAAGTGATATAGTAATTGGTAGTAGCAAAGCATTTACATCTGAATAACAAGCACACACATCAATACCTGCAAGAGAGTTAATTGTGCAGACAAAGATGTTGCCTCTGTTTGCAATGTCTGCACTTTCCTTTCAAGCTCAGCAATATACCGCATCTTCCTCTCTTTTGACCTTGCCGCAGACTGCCTATTTGCCCAGATCCTGTTACACACAATTATAAGTAGTGTTTGTTGACGTTGGAAAGTTCATCTCCCCAAACCAAAAAGGAGATagatagaaagaaaaaacagaaaatagtCCAAACACCGTCCACTTTTCAGTTGCAGTAGATAAAACAAAATACTCCCAGGGGATAATGTCATATATTGATGAACTGgaattataacaataaaaagacgTAGAGACTGTGCACTCTACAGGGGTGCCATTTTATCCAAACAGTATTTCATTGATACCTGCTGGAGTGAGGGCAGAAGATCAAAAAGCCTAATGATGGGATTTTTTGGAAGAGTAGCCACACCCACACAACAGTTTTAAAAGGCAATTACTGTTCTAGTACTACCAAAACAATGTTACTGTTAAGTGTGTAACTCTAACTAGTGTTATTTTCAACGAGATGTCAACATTTTCCTTCAAGTAAATAAAACGCAACCCGGGTGCTATAGAACTACTTCCATGACAGCATCTAGGGAAGGATTGGACCCATTATGGGTCAATTGTAGTTAGTCTTACCTAGCATTCACAAAACATTCAAAAGAGAATGACCTAACAACTTGACATGCGCCTTTCTAGTCATACAGCAGCTATTCCAACATTTTCTTTTAGTAGACTTCAGAAAAATCTTGCAATTTTCCAAGCCTCCTTATTTTTCACTATTTCCTTCAATATATTGAGTCTAAAGGTTTAATTATTGCTGCCATTATTGTctctaatatttctaaaataGAAGTTGTAACTGAACTAAGCTAGTTACATCTCTAATATAACTAAACAGCTAAACAGACGCATGTCATCTATGCGCATAAATATCAATTATAGGGTATACCAAAACCTAACAATATTTAGTTAAAACATACTCATACAGTATACTGTTATTTCTTGTGGTTCATGTTTTGTCATGCCTTGTTTTGTGTTTATCAATTGATCAGGAAGGCACTTTTGTATTATACATAGGTCTTCTAGAATCAATCTACAGTTacatttttgagattttttctAATATACAATTTTCTAAAACCCAAAATCCTATTCTGCCTTGAAGCTTGCATTTGCCGAAAATTATGTTACATCTATGCAATGGATTTTAGGGATTTGTGCTAATTTGGTAAACAACATGTTTAGCAGCTTATATAACACCTAATCTATGAATGCTAATTTACACACCAATAAATCATACAACATAATATAACATTTGCAAAAAGAATatagcgtgtgtttggttctgcggcggagagaattgattttggcagaattgattctgtaaaattgattccggccaaaattgattttaagctgaagtggtttatgtttggatatattcatgaaaaagtgagttgaacaaaaaatttgagtgtaaaaatcaataatgaatcagaagctacgatttctagcttcaagtagaatcaattctggaggcagaatcaattctacttttgagaaaccaaacaagtcagaatcaattctacacgtccagaatcaattctggatgctccagaattgaaaccaaacatacacatagTGTTCTGCTATGTAGGATTTCTTTACTAAAGattatgtaaaataattaagaaaCATTAGGGTAAAAATTGACTTGTCCAGAAATAATACCTTTTTGCACGCTTGGGATCAATCAAGGCAAGTTCTGCAAGCTTGGCTGCTGACATTGCCTTTTTGGAATCAGCTGCAGACATGTCATCTGAACCCGAGACTAACATCTCAGGTTTGATGGTTGTCGACCCATCCATAGATTGGCTGTGCTGGTGTCTAATTCTGGGCCTTTCATTAGTAGTAACACTGGCAATATTTTCCCCAGAAGAGGTACCTGCACCTGATGCCTTCCCTACTGACATTGGTGCGGAACCTGATGCTGCAGCAGCATTAGACCCCTCACCCATTTGAAATGTGGACGTTGCAGACGACGAATTGAACTTATCCATATCAAGATACATAGACAGCAAGTCCTCCTCAGTATCATCAGAGAACGAAGGTCCATCAGCACCACCAACTACACCGAGGTCACTATCGAAACTAATATCATCAGGCAAGGTAAGAATCTCTGAATGAGCACGCCTATGACCTCTATTTCTTGGAGGATTATCAGACATTCTGCTAATATCATGACTAAAGCCACTAGAATCTGAGCTGGTTCCAGGAACAGGCAGAGGATACGCCCCCGTTGAGGATTCAGATTTCACATTGAAACCACTTCCAGGAAGTGAATAACCCGAATATCGTCCTGATGGAGGTGGAAAACCACCACCAAGACCCAAAGATTTGTCCTTTTCCATTCAATATTCCTTAACCCTAAATAACTCTACCCAATTCCAATTCCAGTTCAATCACTTCAAAACCCTAGTGACAAATCAATACAttgaaaagaaggaaaaaaaaaatcaaatttttaaacaacCATGTTCATTATAATATAGTtcattgcaaaataattaaaaatagaaggcaaagattgaaaaagtaatgaaaaaattaacaatttaattgttgaaatttgaaatgaTGGGGAAATAGGAGTACCTTTGCGCGGCGTAGATCAGCGAAGAAAGGGGAGATCGGAGAATAGAATGAAACCCTAGAAATGggaattgattttgatgaaatggAAGAGAGatctgagagagagagagagagagagagagagagagagagagaatgaaaaaaaatgaagctTCGAACTCAAGACATGAATTCTCGTCAACGACGACAACGAATGAAACCCAGACAGACAAAAACACATGTATTGTATTTCTATTCTATCGTATTTCTACGGTACATGTTTTATGCCATCTTTATCtattcatgtattttttttttttttatagaatatatttatctttatctagtatttctttttatacaataacacattttaaatatacacaaaaaattgcttaaaaaaatacacaaaaaatatttggcGATAAGTTTTTGATCTCTAAATATCATTTTTCTTATCTACTATAAGACTATTG
Coding sequences within it:
- the LOC123899192 gene encoding probable transcription factor PosF21; amino-acid sequence: MEKDKSLGLGGGFPPPSGRYSGYSLPGSGFNVKSESSTGAYPLPVPGTSSDSSGFSHDISRMSDNPPRNRGHRRAHSEILTLPDDISFDSDLGVVGGADGPSFSDDTEEDLLSMYLDMDKFNSSSATSTFQMGEGSNAAAASGSAPMSVGKASGAGTSSGENIASVTTNERPRIRHQHSQSMDGSTTIKPEMLVSGSDDMSAADSKKAMSAAKLAELALIDPKRAKRIWANRQSAARSKERKMRYIAELERKVQTLQTEATSLSAQLTLLQRDTSGLNSENSELKLRLQTMEQQVHLQDALNDALKEEIQHLKVLTGQAIPPNGGPMMNFASFGGGQQFYPNNNHAMHTLLAAQQFQHLQIHPQKQQQQQQQPHHQFQQQIQQQQQQQIQQQQMQQQQQEQQQHQQSGDLKMRATTPPCPNDNPSSDANPSAAKDC